The window CGGCGGTGGTACACGCTGACGCTGGCGATGGGCACGTTCTTCGTCCTCGGCCAGGCCTACGAGTACCTCCACCTCGTCGAGTACGGCACCACCATCGCGGGCAGCGCCTACGGCACCGTCTTCTACCTGGCGACCGGCTTCCACGGTCTGCACGTCATCGGCGGTCTCATCGCCTTCGTGCTCCTGTTGCTGCGCACCCGGATGAGCAAGTTCACCCCGGCGCAGGCCACCGCCGCGATCGTAGTGTCGTATTACTGGCACTTCGTCGACATCGTGTGGATTGCCCTGTTCGCCGTCATCTACTTCGTGCGATGAACAAGCCGATGAGAAGGGGTTCGATGACCGACAAGTCGCGCAGAGCCGGACGGCCGGCGACGGTTCGCCGGCGGCGGCTGCGCCGCCGCGCCACCGCAGCACTGCTGCTGCTGAGCGGACTGGTGATGGCCGGTGGCCTGGCGGCCACGCTGACGCCGCAACCCCAGGTCGCCGTCGCCGACGAGTCGGCTTCGGCGATGCTGCGCACCGGCCAGCAGCTCTACGACACGTCCTGCGTGTCGTGCCACGGCGTGAACCTGCAGGGTGTCGCCGACCGCGGACCGAGCCTGATCGGTGTGGGTGAGGCGGCCGTGTACTTCCAGGTGTCCACCGGCCGTATGCCCGCGATGCGCGGCGAGGCGCAGGCGCCTCAGAAGCCCCGCCAGTTCGACGAGGCGCAGACCGACGCGCTCGGCGCCTACATCCAGGCCAACGGCGGCGGCCCCGTCGTCCCGCGTGACGAGAACGGCGAGATCGCGTCGCAGTCGCTGATCGGCAACGACGTCGCCCGCGGCGGCGACCTGTTCCGTCTGAACTGCGCGTCCTGCCACAACTTCACTGGCAAGGGCGGCGCGCTGTCGTCGGGCAAGTACGCCCCCGACCTCGGCACCGCCAACGAGGCCCAGATCTACACCGCGATGCTGACCGGTCCGCAGAACATGCCCAAGTTCTCCGATCGTCAGCTCTCGCCCGAGGAGAAGCGCGACATCGTCGCGTACGTCCGCGAGGCAGCCGAGACACCGACCCCGGGTGGCCTGGGACTCGGCGGCTTCGGCCCCACCTCTGAGGGCATGGTCGCGTGGATCGTCGGAATGGTGGCCATCATCGCCGCCGCACTGTGGATCGGAGCACGGGCATGAGTCAGGGACCTGACGACCGCAACGGGCCAGAGAAGGGCACCGACGTCCCGGGTCACAAGGGTGAACCGGGACAGCCCACCGACGCCGAACTGGCGAAGATGTCGCAGGAGGAGCTCCTCGAACTCGGCGGCAGGCTCGACGGCGTCGAGATCGTCCACAAGGAACCCCGCTGGCCGATCCCCGGCACCAAGGCGGAGAAGCGCGCCGAACGCACGGTCGCGTACTGGTTCCTCCTCGCCGGCTTCTCGGGCCTGGCGCTGCTGCTGATCTTCCTGTTCTGGCCGTGGGAGTACAAGCCGTACGGCTCCGGCGGCGAGTTCCTGTACTCGCTGACCACCCCGCTCTACGGTTTGACCTTCGGCCTGTCGGTGCTCGCCATCGGCGTCGGCGCGGTGCTCTTCCAGAAGAAGTTCATCCCCGAGGAGATCTCGATCCAGGACCGCCACGACGGGCGCTCCCCCGAACTCCATCGCAAGACGATCGCCGCCAATCTCGGTGACGCGCTGGACGGCTCGACCATCAAGCGCCGCAAGATGATCGGGCTCTCGCTGGGCATCGGGTTCGGCGCATTCGGTCTGGGCACCGCTGTCGCGTTCATCGGCGGACTCATCAAGAATCCGTGGAAACCGGTGGTCCCCACCGCCGAAGGTATGAAGGCCGTGCTGTGGACCTCGGGCTGGACCCCGCGCTTCGAGGGCGAGACCATCTTCCTGGCCCGCGCGACGGGCCGGCCCGGCAATTCGCCGTTCGTGAAGATGCGTCCGGAGGACCTCGACGCCGGCGGCATGGAGACGGTCTACCCGTGGCGCGAATCCGACGGTGACGGAACGACCGTCGAGTCCGAGCACCACCTGTACGACATCGTGATGGGCGTCCGTAACCCGGTGATGCTGATCCGCATCAAACCCGGTGACATGTCGCGGGTGGTCAAGCGTCGCGGCCAGGAGAGCTTCAACTTCGGCGAGCTGTTCGCCTACACCAAGGTCTGCTCGCACCTGGGTTGCCCGTCCTCGCTCTACGAGCAGCAGACCTACCGCATTCTGTGCCCGTGCCACCAGTCGCAGTTCGACGCGTTGCACTTCGCCAAGCCGATCTTCGGTCCGGCCGCCCGCGCCCTGGCGCAGCTGCCGATCACCATCGATCAGGACGGCTACCTGGTCGCCAACGGCGACTTCATCGAACCCGTCGGACCGGCATTCTGGGAGCGGAAGTCATGAGCCCACGTCTAGACGCAGCAACCGTCGCCGCCAAACAGGGTGATGCGATCGATTCGCGGTATCACCCGTCGGCGGCGGTGCGCCGGCAGCTCAACAAGGTGTTCCCGACGCACTGGTCGTTCCTGCTCGGCGAGATCGCGATGTACAGCTTCATCGTGCTGCTCCTCACGGGCGTGTACCTGACGCTGTTCTTCGACCCGTCGATGGCACACGTCACCTACGACGGCGTCTACCAGCCGCTGCGCGGTGTGGGCATGTCTCGCGCCTACGAGACCACGCTGGACATCAGCTTCGAGGTCCGCGGCGGTCTGTTCGTCCGCCAGGTCCACCACTGGGCCGCGCTGCTGTTCGCGGCGTCGATCATGGTGCACCTCGCGCGCATCTTCTTCACCGGCGCGTTCCGCAGGCCGCGTGAGGCCAACTGGGTGATCGGATCGCTGCTGCTGATCCTGGCGATGTTCGAGGGCTTCTTCGGGTACTCGCTGCCCGACGATCTGCTGTCGGGCACCGGTATCCGCGCCGCGCTCTCAGGTATCACGATGGGCATCCCGGTCGTCGGCACATGGATGCACTGGGCGCTGTTCGGCGGGGACTTCCCCGGAGAGATCCTGATCCCACGCCTCTACGCGCTGCACATCCTGCTGATACCGGGAATCATCCTGGCGCTCATCGGCGTTCACCTGGCGCTGGTGTGGTTCCAGAAGCACACGCAGTTCCCCGGCCCCGGCCGGACGGAGACCAACGTCGTCGGCGTGCGCGTCATGCCGGTGTTCGCGGTCAAGTCGGGCGCGTTCTTCGCCGTGACCGTCGGCATCCTCGGCCTGATGGGTGGTCTGCTGCAGATCAACCCGGTGTGGAACATCGGGCCGTACAACCCATCTCAGGTCTCGGCCGGTAGCCAGCCCGACTTCTACATGATGTGGACCGACGGTCTGATCCGGTTGTGGCCGGCGTGGGAGTTCTACCCGTTCGGTCACACCATCCCGCAGGGTGTGTGGGTGGCGCTGGCAATGGGCCTGATCTTCATGCTGCTGGGCGCCTACCCGTTCATCGAGAAGAAGCTGACCGGCGACAACGCGCACCACAACCTGTTGCAACGCCCGCGTGACGCACCGACGCGCACCGCGGTGGGTGCTGCGGCGATCGCGTTCTACATCGTGCTGACCTTCGCGTGCATGAACGACATCATCGCGCTGAAGTTCCACATCTCACTGAACGCGACGACGTGGATCGGCCGCGTCGGCATGGTGCTGCTGCCCGCGATCGTGTACTTCGTGACCTACCGGTGGGCCGTCGCGCTGCAGCGCAGCGATCGCGCGGTGCTGGAGCACGGGGTCGAGACGGGCATCATCAAGCGCCTTCCGCACGGTGCGTACGTCGAGCTGCACCAGCCGCTGGGACCGGTCGACGATCATGGCCACCCGCTTCCGCTGGAGTACCAGGGCGCTGCTCTGCCCAAGCGGATGAACAAGCTGGGATCCGCCGGTGCCCCGGGCAGCGGCAGCTTCCTGAAGGCCGACCCGCTGTCTGAGCACGAGGCGATCGCCGAGGCCACACACGCGGCCGAGCACAGGGCGCTGACGGCACTGCGCGAGCACCAGGAGCGCAGCAGCGCCCCCAACGGTTCGTCCGACGGCGCCTCCAACGGGTCGTCCAACGGACATCACTGACAGCTGCTGGAGAACACCAAAGGATCCGCCCCGGCCGTACGGCCGGGGCGGATCTTTTTTGTCTGTGGGCGACGGGTCGCCGCTCCCCTACCCCGGTCGGGCGAGTCCCAGCCGTCACACCTCTGCGCGCAATGCAGGCCTCTACTCACACTTCCGCAGCAGAACGTCACGAAGCGTGACGGGTGGGGCCGAGGCTCAGGGGCCGGGGCTCAGGGCGAGAGTCAGCTGCCCAGCTCGGCGCGCAGCTCGCGCAGGAAATACCACGGAATGGCCACCATGCCGACCGTGACGACGCCGGCGACACCATAGAGCACCCACGACGCGGTCTCGCTGTCGACGGCCATCAGGTACGTCGCCGCCGAGACGAGCAGGGTCGCGGTGCCCATCGCCGCGGCGACCGCGGCGGTGTTGCGCAGCCACAGCCGGTCGACGGCCGGCGAGTCGATGACCGCGGGCGAGACGGGCGACTGCAGGATGCGCGGCAGCCTTCCGCTGTTGGTGTCGACCGGTGGCGGCGGCACCCGCAGCTTCTCGGTCGGCGCGTCGACGGGGCGTGCCGGTGTCTGGGTCCGCTCCGCGGCCTGGCGGGCGAGGCGCTGCTCGACGGGCGTGAGCTCGTCGTCGGGTGCCCGCCGCGCACGCAGCAGCAGCGGCACCGAGGCGACGATCACCGCAGCAGACACCCCGATCACCGTGTAGAGCACCCACGGTGTTCCTGAGTCGGCGCTGGATGTCGCATGCCCGCGGGACAGATCGATGAGTGCCACGACCGCGGCGACGGCCGCGCCGAGCGCTGCCAGCCAGACCACGGCACAACCGCCGAGCAGGAGTCGGTCGGTGCGGTCGAGTGCGGCGGCATCGAATCCGGCGCCGGAGCGGTTCGCAGAATCGGTGAGGTGTGTCATCGGCGTGGGATGGCCTAACAACTGGTCTGGGCGGCGTTACCGGTGTTGGACGACAACACCTGTCCGTCGCTGGTGGTGATCGAGCAGTTCAGCTTGCTGACCAGAAACAGGCTCGACGCCTGCACGGAGCCGACCTCGGACTGCGAGATCGGAGTGACGGTGAGCGACCACGGGATGTAGACGTTGCGCTGGGTGCGGCTTCGCCCCGAGGCGTCGATGTAGGTCACGGTGATGATGTCGCCCGGCGCCTTCGTGCCGGTCACCGAGTACGTCACCTGGCGGGGACCCGCGGGGGTGGTCGTCGTCGGTGGAGGTGGCGGGGCCTCGGTGGTCTGGGGCGGAGGTGGCGGCGGCGCCTCGGCCGGTGGCGGAGGAGGCGGCTGGGTCACCGTCACCGTCTCCGGTGGGGGCGGCGGTGGCGGGGGTTCCGTCGTGGGCGGCGGTGGCGGTGGGGGCGGCGGCGTCGTGGTCAGGATCTCGTCCTGGACCGGCGGGGCCTGCCTGGTCGTGGTCTCCGGCGTCGCGAGGTTGTCGGTGTCGGTGCGGGTCACCAGAACCGACACCGATACGACGAGGGCTACCGCGGCGACGATCGCGACGACGCCGACGACCCAGGGCCAGCGCGGCGGAGGCGCGAACTCGGCGGGTTCGTCGGCGGCGTCGTAGCTGTCGTAGTCGTAGGGAACGATGTCGGCTGCGGAGTACGCGCTGACGAACTGTTCGGACTCGGGCGCCGAGTATGCACGGGAGTAGAAGTCCGTCTGACCCGTGTCGGGGTTGTCGGCGGCGTTATCCGGCTCTCCAGGATTCGGCCCGCTCATCTACGTCTGTCCTTCTCGACTGCTTCTCCGGCGTCGGTAGGCGCCGCGGCGGCTCATGACGCCTCGGCAACACTACCCAACCGCAGCACCCGAACGGATCCCTGGACGCGGGTTACCGGGCAACTCATGCCTGATTGTGACCTTGCAGCCCGATCAGTGCTTCTCGGGTCCCGTGTAGTACTCGAAGACCAGTCCGCTGACCGTGGTCAGGATGAAGCACACGCCCGCAATGATCAGCCAGGGAAGCCACATCGCCATGCCGACCGCGGTGATCGAGCCCGACAGCGCGATCATGATCGGCCACCAGCTGTGGGGGCTGAAGAAGCCGAGCTCACCTGCGCCGTCGGCGATCTCGGCGTCCTCGTAGTCCTCGGGACGGGTGTCGAGACGGCGCGCGACGAACCGGAAGAACGTACCGGTGATCAGGGTCAGGCCGGTGGTCAGGAACAGTGCGGTGGTACCCGCCCATTCGACGCCGCCGGTGGCGAACATCGCGGTCAGCACCGCGTACACGACCGCGCACAGCGCGAAGAACGCGGTCAGGAATTCGAACAACCTGGCTTCGATATGCATCTGCTGTCCTTACCGGGTCGCCGCGGGAACCTGGGGCGCCAGTTCTCCGCGCCGGGTGTCGAACGGTTTGGTGGTGACGGCCAGCGGCTCCTGGTTGATCGCCCGCAGGGCTTCGGCGTTCGTCTTGCCGGCCTCACGCTGGGCGAGGTAGGCCTTGAAGTCGTTGGGCTCCACGACGCGAAGCTCGAAGTTCATCATCGCGTGGTAGGTGCCGCACATCTCCGTGCAGCGGCCGACGAACGCACCGGTCTGCATGATCTCGCTGACCTGGAAGATGTTGTCGGAGTTGTTCTCCTTGGGGTTCGGCAGCACGTCCCGCTTGAACAGGAACTCGGGAACCCAGAAGCCGTGGATCACGTCGGCCGAAGCGATCTGGAACTCGATCCGCTTGCCGGACGGCACGACGAGCACCGGGATCTCGGTCGACGAGCCCAGCGTCTCGATCTTGTCGAAGTTCAGGTAGGTGCGGTCTTCGGGACGCTTGCCGGCGATCGCGCCGATCTGCTCGATCCCGTGCTCGTCGGCACCCTCGGGGGCCGAGGTCATCGCCTCTTTGCGCTCGTTGTCGACACCGTCGTAGGACATCGTGCCGTCGGCGAACTCGACCTTCTGGTAACCGAATTTCCAGTTCCACTGGAAGGCGGTGACGTCGATGACGACCTCGGGGTTGGGCTCCTTCTTCAGCATCTCCTCCTGCACGACCACCGTGAAGTAGAAGAGCACCGAGATGATGATGAACGGGATGACCGTGAGTGTCAGTTCCAGCGGCATGTTGTAGCCGAACTGGCGGGGCAGTTCGGTGTCGGTCGCCTTCTTGCGGTGGAAGATCGTCGTCCAGAACGTGAGGACGTAGACGATCCCGCCGACGACGAACGCCGCGATGACCGAACCGATCCACAGTTCACGGTTCGCGTGAGCCTCGGGGGTGATGCCGTTGGGCCATCCCAGACCGAGCACCTCCGACCAACTGCATCCGCTGAGCAGCACCGTCATCCCACCCAAGAGCAGGGACAATGCCACCAACTTCAGGCCGCGAGCGGACACGTTGGCGCCTCCTTGAAGACAATCTGTAGACGACGGAACCGCTGCGCGGTCCCACGGCTGCACTGAATACTACGCAGCGTAGACCACGCCTGGGAGGCTGCGCGAAGGGACCGCCGCGATTAGGCATACTGGCGCCGTGTGCGGACTTCTTGCGCTGGTGACCGACCCCTCGTCTGAGGTCTCCTCCGACCTCGTCGACGCGATGTCAGGGGCTGCCGCGCAGATGCGCCACCGGGGTCCCGACGAACCGGGGACCTGGAACGACGACCGTGTGGTCCTCGGTTTCAACCGGCTGTCGATCATCGACATCGCGCACAGTCACCAGCCGCTGCAGTGGGGGCCCGC is drawn from Mycolicibacterium gilvum and contains these coding sequences:
- the ctaE gene encoding aa3-type cytochrome oxidase subunit III; this encodes MTSAVGSSGTAITSRVHSLNRPNMVSVGTIVWLSSELMFFAGLFAMYFTARAQAGGDWPPAPTELNLALAVPVTLVLIASSFTCQMGVFAAERGDVFGLRRWYTLTLAMGTFFVLGQAYEYLHLVEYGTTIAGSAYGTVFYLATGFHGLHVIGGLIAFVLLLLRTRMSKFTPAQATAAIVVSYYWHFVDIVWIALFAVIYFVR
- the qcrC gene encoding cytochrome bc1 complex diheme cytochrome c subunit gives rise to the protein MTDKSRRAGRPATVRRRRLRRRATAALLLLSGLVMAGGLAATLTPQPQVAVADESASAMLRTGQQLYDTSCVSCHGVNLQGVADRGPSLIGVGEAAVYFQVSTGRMPAMRGEAQAPQKPRQFDEAQTDALGAYIQANGGGPVVPRDENGEIASQSLIGNDVARGGDLFRLNCASCHNFTGKGGALSSGKYAPDLGTANEAQIYTAMLTGPQNMPKFSDRQLSPEEKRDIVAYVREAAETPTPGGLGLGGFGPTSEGMVAWIVGMVAIIAAALWIGARA
- the qcrA gene encoding cytochrome bc1 complex Rieske iron-sulfur subunit, coding for MSQGPDDRNGPEKGTDVPGHKGEPGQPTDAELAKMSQEELLELGGRLDGVEIVHKEPRWPIPGTKAEKRAERTVAYWFLLAGFSGLALLLIFLFWPWEYKPYGSGGEFLYSLTTPLYGLTFGLSVLAIGVGAVLFQKKFIPEEISIQDRHDGRSPELHRKTIAANLGDALDGSTIKRRKMIGLSLGIGFGAFGLGTAVAFIGGLIKNPWKPVVPTAEGMKAVLWTSGWTPRFEGETIFLARATGRPGNSPFVKMRPEDLDAGGMETVYPWRESDGDGTTVESEHHLYDIVMGVRNPVMLIRIKPGDMSRVVKRRGQESFNFGELFAYTKVCSHLGCPSSLYEQQTYRILCPCHQSQFDALHFAKPIFGPAARALAQLPITIDQDGYLVANGDFIEPVGPAFWERKS
- the qcrB gene encoding cytochrome bc1 complex cytochrome b subunit, with the protein product MSPRLDAATVAAKQGDAIDSRYHPSAAVRRQLNKVFPTHWSFLLGEIAMYSFIVLLLTGVYLTLFFDPSMAHVTYDGVYQPLRGVGMSRAYETTLDISFEVRGGLFVRQVHHWAALLFAASIMVHLARIFFTGAFRRPREANWVIGSLLLILAMFEGFFGYSLPDDLLSGTGIRAALSGITMGIPVVGTWMHWALFGGDFPGEILIPRLYALHILLIPGIILALIGVHLALVWFQKHTQFPGPGRTETNVVGVRVMPVFAVKSGAFFAVTVGILGLMGGLLQINPVWNIGPYNPSQVSAGSQPDFYMMWTDGLIRLWPAWEFYPFGHTIPQGVWVALAMGLIFMLLGAYPFIEKKLTGDNAHHNLLQRPRDAPTRTAVGAAAIAFYIVLTFACMNDIIALKFHISLNATTWIGRVGMVLLPAIVYFVTYRWAVALQRSDRAVLEHGVETGIIKRLPHGAYVELHQPLGPVDDHGHPLPLEYQGAALPKRMNKLGSAGAPGSGSFLKADPLSEHEAIAEATHAAEHRALTALREHQERSSAPNGSSDGASNGSSNGHH
- a CDS encoding DUF2561 family protein, with protein sequence MTHLTDSANRSGAGFDAAALDRTDRLLLGGCAVVWLAALGAAVAAVVALIDLSRGHATSSADSGTPWVLYTVIGVSAAVIVASVPLLLRARRAPDDELTPVEQRLARQAAERTQTPARPVDAPTEKLRVPPPPVDTNSGRLPRILQSPVSPAVIDSPAVDRLWLRNTAAVAAAMGTATLLVSAATYLMAVDSETASWVLYGVAGVVTVGMVAIPWYFLRELRAELGS
- a CDS encoding MmpS family transport accessory protein yields the protein MSGPNPGEPDNAADNPDTGQTDFYSRAYSAPESEQFVSAYSAADIVPYDYDSYDAADEPAEFAPPPRWPWVVGVVAIVAAVALVVSVSVLVTRTDTDNLATPETTTRQAPPVQDEILTTTPPPPPPPPPTTEPPPPPPPPETVTVTQPPPPPPAEAPPPPPPQTTEAPPPPPTTTTPAGPRQVTYSVTGTKAPGDIITVTYIDASGRSRTQRNVYIPWSLTVTPISQSEVGSVQASSLFLVSKLNCSITTSDGQVLSSNTGNAAQTSC
- a CDS encoding cytochrome c oxidase subunit 4 gives rise to the protein MHIEARLFEFLTAFFALCAVVYAVLTAMFATGGVEWAGTTALFLTTGLTLITGTFFRFVARRLDTRPEDYEDAEIADGAGELGFFSPHSWWPIMIALSGSITAVGMAMWLPWLIIAGVCFILTTVSGLVFEYYTGPEKH
- the ctaC gene encoding aa3-type cytochrome oxidase subunit II, with the translated sequence MSARGLKLVALSLLLGGMTVLLSGCSWSEVLGLGWPNGITPEAHANRELWIGSVIAAFVVGGIVYVLTFWTTIFHRKKATDTELPRQFGYNMPLELTLTVIPFIIISVLFYFTVVVQEEMLKKEPNPEVVIDVTAFQWNWKFGYQKVEFADGTMSYDGVDNERKEAMTSAPEGADEHGIEQIGAIAGKRPEDRTYLNFDKIETLGSSTEIPVLVVPSGKRIEFQIASADVIHGFWVPEFLFKRDVLPNPKENNSDNIFQVSEIMQTGAFVGRCTEMCGTYHAMMNFELRVVEPNDFKAYLAQREAGKTNAEALRAINQEPLAVTTKPFDTRRGELAPQVPAATR